One window of the Manihot esculenta cultivar AM560-2 chromosome 14, M.esculenta_v8, whole genome shotgun sequence genome contains the following:
- the LOC110631327 gene encoding ankyrin repeat-containing protein At5g02620-like, with protein sequence MSNASKNCLHKRCPSMEDDLKKAAAEGKFDPFKEHLDHLDCIVTYNRNTILHVHLALLRERSTEFIKQVVGTCPKLLTQENRDGNTPLHIAARHGHTDAAEELIRQAEALHGDNIEAVREKLRKENKKKETALHVAARNERSVGVVKAILSKEDPHHKYPPDEQDETPLYLAVDNTCTNIVAELLNHFSSESLDLDSDGHDNVMHTAVRRWSTEIVSLLLKKESSLAKKPTYYGWTPLHTAADEGWSSMVTTLLDMDKSIAGCITGDSWKMTALHIAAVRGFKHAMNEIISKCPDSCKITCRKGRNVLHYATLSENDEVLQAILETPSLVYLINGKDHGGNTPVHLFKALNLPLPSFIVDGNTDAFILWNKLYDEIPGDFRVKDLAKAIPYFQNLTQADKEIMDEYAQDEYFWEVSAVIYIMAESKTEEFMHEENKILAEGKKTGKLMNRRLKKREEMIIDKLEKAKDSHLVVAALVATVTFAAAFTLPGGYISDKDDAANGTPILSRSSAFKAFVISDTIAMALSTSSVFIYFISVMLGYSPKYYWLIRTAFRFIFLAMGAMVVAFVTGTYAVLAPFLGLAVATCVIGLSFFIFLFYILLRLIYDFHPAGDANGGDDTARILTISWISCGGWWLKNYINKRI encoded by the exons ATGTCAAATGCTAGCAAAAATTGCCTCCACAAGAGATGCCCATCCATGGAAGACGACTTAAAGAAGGCAGCAGCAGAAGGAAAATTTGATCCGTTCAAAGAACATTTAGATCATCTTGATTGCATAGTCACATATAATAGGAACACAATACTTCATGTTCATCTTGCCTTGTTAAGAGAAAGATCTACTGAGTTTATAAAACAAGTAGTTGGCACTTGCCCCAAGTTGTTGACGCAGGAAAATCGTGACGGTAATACTCCATTGCACATAGCAGCTAGGCACGGGCATACTGATGCAGCGGAAGAGCTAATCAGACAGGCTGAGGCCTTACATGGAGACAACATAGAAGCAGTGAGGGAGAAGTTaaggaaggaaaataaaaagaaagaaacagcCTTGCATGTGGCAGCCAGAAATGAAAGAAGTGTGGGTGTTGTCAAAGCAATATTGAGCAAGGAAGATCCTCACCACAAGTATCCTCCTGATGAACAGGATGAAACTCCTCTTTACTTGGCTGTTGATAACACTTGTACGAATATAGTGGCTGAACTGTTAAATCATTTCAGTTCAGAATCTTTGGATCTGGACAGTGATGGTCATGATAATGTGATGCACACGGCAGTACGGCGCTGGAGTACAG agaTAGTAAGTTTGCTCTTGAAGAAAGAGAGTAGTTTGGCCAAAAAACCAACTTATTACGGATGGACACCGCTTCACACTGCTGCAGATGAAGGTTGGAGCTCAATGGTGACAACTCTATTAGACATGGATAAATCTATTGCAGGCTGCATTACTGGAGATTCTTGGAAGATGACAGCTCTTCATATAGCAGCTGTAAGAGgctttaaacatgcaatgaaTGAGATTATTTCTAAATGTCCGGATAGCTGTAAAATCACTTGTAGAAAAGGCCGAAACGTTCTTCATTATGCAACGTTGAGTGAAAATGATGAAGTGCTGCAAGCAATCCTTGAAACTCCATCGTTGGTTTACCTTATAAATGGAAAAGATCATGGAGGGAACACGCCCGTTCATCTGTTCAAGGCTCTTAATCTCCCTTTGCCTTCTTTCATAGTTGATGGAAATACTGATGCCTTCATCCTTTGGAATAAATTATACGATGAAATCCCTGGAGACTTTAGGGTGAAG GATTTGGCAAAAGCCATtccatattttcaaaatttgacgCAGGCTGATAAAGAGATTATGGATGAATATGCCCAG GATGAATATTTTTGGGAAGTCTCTGCAGTGATTTACATTATGGCAGAGAGTAAAACTGAGGAATTTATGCATGAAGAAAATAAGATTCTGGCAGAGGGTAAAAAAACTGGGAAACTCATGAATCGTAGAttgaaaaagagagaagaaatgaTAATAGATAAACTGGAAAAAGCCAAGGACTCTCATTTAGTTGTTGCAGCACTTGTAGCAACAGTAACATTCGCCGCGGCATTCACTTTACCAGGAGGTTATATAAGTGACAAAGATGATGCAGCGAACGGAACTCCCATTCTGAGCAGAAGCTCAGCTTTTAAAGCATTCGTTATATCAGATACCATAGCTATGGCTCTTTCTACTTCTTCTGTCTTTATCTACTTTATTTCGGTGATGTTAGGATACAGTCCAAAATACTATTGGTTAATAAGGACTGCCTTCAGATTTATCTTTCTTGCTATGGGAGCAATGGTGGTTGCATTTGTGACAGGCACTTATGCAGTTTTAGCACCGTTCTTAGGGCTTGCCGTTGCTACTTGCGTTATTGGTTTGagtttcttcatcttcttgttttatattttgctaaggttaatatatgattttcatCCTGCTGGTGATGCTAATGGTGGTGATGACACTGCGAGGATACTAACTAT CTCTTGGATAAGTTGTGGAGGCTGGTGGTTGAAGAATTATATAAACAAAAGGATTTAA